CTAACGCAGGTGCTGATGTTGTCGGTTCAGAAGAACTGATTGACGAAATTCAAAAGGGCAGGATGGATTTTGACAAGCTGATTGCCACACCGGATGTGATGCCGCAAGTAGCAAAGCTTGGTAAATTACTTGGCCCTCGTGGCTTGATGCCATCGCCAAAGGGTGGAACAGTAACATTTGACATCGCAAGTGCGATCGCTGAGTTCAAAGCTGGTAAACTAGAATTTCGTGCCGATCGCACAGGTATTGTGCATGTTATGTTTGGTAAGGCATCCTTCTCGCCAGAAGATTTACTGGTAAACTTAAAGGCGTTGCAAGAAACTATCGACCGCAACCGTCCTTCAGGAGCCAAAGGCCGTTATTGGCGCACAGTATATGTGTCTGCCACAATGGGGCCATCAATCAAAGTTGATATCAACGCCCTGCGCGATTTGAAATTAACTGAAGCAGCGTAAATTTAGTCATTAGTCAATGGTCATTAGTCATTGGCAAAAAACAAATGACTAATGACAAATGGCAACGGACACAACTAAATAACCAAAGCCGGAGACAGCAGGTGCCATTGGCTTAATATCCTGCCGAGGTTTGTATTCCAATTGCTTGAGGTTTTACCTATTGAAGGTGTAGGCATTCTGGCACTAGGAATCAGGCGTATAAAATTCGCCCCTCAAGTTAAACCCCGGCTTTAGCAGCTGGGGTTTATTGTTTTCGCTACTGGCTAATTGCTAATTGTTAATGGCTAATAGTAAATCGCAATGAACAATTAGCAATTAACAAATTCCTTCCAAGGAGGTGAAACAAGAATGGGTAGAACCATAGAAAACAAAAAAGCGATCGTGAGTGAACTCAAAGAAACTTTGGGTGAGTCACAATTAGCACTGGTAATCGACTACCAGGGGCTAACGGTTGCTGAAATTACCGATTTGCGCAGGCGCTTGCGACCAACTGGCACTGTTTGTAAGGTAACAAAGAATACTCTGATGGGTATTGCCATCGAAGAAGATGAAAAATGGCAACCGATGTCGGAATTGCTCAAGGGTTCTTCCGCCTTTTTGTTAGTAAAAGAGGATTTCTCTGCTGCAATTAAGGCTTACCAAGATTTCCAGAAAGCTACCAAGAAGACAGAACTTCGTGGCGGCGTTATGGAAGGGCGTCTGCTCAAAGAACCAGATGTCAAAGCGCTGGGTGATTTACCTTCCAAAGAGCAACTTATGGCGCAAATTGCTGGAGCAATCAATGCTTTGGCAACAAAGATTGCCGTTGGAGTCAACGAGGTTCCCAGTTCGCTGGCTCGTGCTTTACAAGCATATGCCGACAAAGACAAAGGCGGCGAAGAAGTTAGTGGTTAATAGCTAATAGCTAATGGTGAAGCAGCGTTGCGCGGGTTAAGCGCGTTGTAGTACCTGGCGTCGGGTTAAGCGCGTCGTAGCACCTGCTGAACCCGAAGGGCTAATTGCAATCAACAATTAACAATTAGCAATTAACAACTACAAACAATCAACAAATTCACATTACAGGAGTTATATCAATGTCCGCAGCAACTGATGAAATTTTGGAAAAATTGAAAACCCTAAGTTTGCTAGAAGCAGCTGAGTTAGTAAAGCAAATTGAAGAAGCCTTTGGTGTTAGTGCTGCTGCACCTGCTGGTGGCATGATGATGATGGCTGCTCCTGGTGCTGCTGCTGCACCTGCTGAAGCAGTAGAAGAGAAAACCGAGTTTGATGTAATTCTTGAATCTGTTCCAGCCGATAAGAAGATTGCTGTACTCAAGGTTGTACGGGAAATAACCGGTTTGGGTCTCAAAGAAGCAAAAGATTTGGTAGAATCGGCACCTAAGCCTGTTAAGGAAGCTATTGCTAAGGAAGCTGCCGAAGATGCTAAGAAGCGCATTGAAGAAGCTGGCGCTAAGGTGAGTGTGAAATAGTCAATATTTGTCTCTGTTTTGGAAGATTTGACAGGAGCCTAACTGAGGCTCCTTTTTTAAATCAACACTTTCTTGCATCGGCAGGGTTGACAAAATCATGTAAGTCTGAATCCCATACGCTGATGTAAATCAAGCCGCACTCTTGACGTACAATTTGGCCTTTTAGGGAGCCGATCGCAAAACGAAAATTATCCAATCGCCGTTGTCGCACTTGTAGCAATCCTTGCCTAATTTCTTCTGTGACTTGACGCCCTAACATTCCCTCCAAAGTTGTTAGCATAACTTGAAAGTCTATAGATTGAGCAAAAGCTACCTCTGTTTGACGAATCCTGCCAGAATTACGGTCAAATAAGTAGCCAAGGTGAATGCGATTTGGCACTAATATATAACTGACAGCACGAGTATTGCGCCAAATACCTCTTGAATCTTGGCTTGGTTTACCAAGGGCAGCTTCTACAGTACTTCTTTGCGTACCCACAGAAAATCCTGGAACTTTTTGCGTGCCGATAGTGCGAGATGATTGATTGCGAGGTACGTTGTTTTGTGGTTGAGAAACTGTAGCTGGTGGCGCTGATGCAACTGGAAACTCAGCAGTATCTTCAGGCTCTGATGGAGTAGGTACAGAAGGTACAGGATTAGATTGCTGTTGTTTTGGTGGTGATTGCGAATTTACTGGTGGATTGGCTTCCTCAGAAGTAGGAGCCGGGGATTCTGGCGCAGGAGATAGATCTGTTGAAAGCGGTGTGGGAGTGGGTAATATTGGTGAGTGGGCAGACTCTGGCTTGCGGGTGATATTAACGATCGCAAGCGTACCAATCAAGCTAGCAACAACCAAACTGCCAACAATCCAAGTCGGCTTTTGCCACTTTCTAGGAATGGAATAGGTGAGGGTAACAGGAGCGTTTTGATTGGAAGGCAATAGCTGAGTTTCCTGAGATGCGGCACTAAAAGTAGGGAGCGAGGTGACAATGGGTTGAATTGCAATTGTTGTCTTTGGTGTAGGAGGGGAATAAGACTGCAAAGCATCTAGCATTTTGCTTGCCGTAGTGTAGCGATCGCTAGCTTGGGGTTTAATTGCCCGGTTAAGTATCATTGCCAACTGCGGCGATACTCCAGGAGCATGATGTTGCCAAAGTATTTCACCCGTTTGCGGGTTGGTTTTTAGTTCCCGTGGATGTTTGCCAG
This Chlorogloeopsis sp. ULAP01 DNA region includes the following protein-coding sequences:
- the rplA gene encoding 50S ribosomal protein L1 — encoded protein: MAKKVSCRLQALLEKVEDREYAPIDALNLLKETATAKFPEAAEAHIRLGIDPKYTDQQLRTTVVLPKGTGQEVRVAVIARGEKVTEATNAGADVVGSEELIDEIQKGRMDFDKLIATPDVMPQVAKLGKLLGPRGLMPSPKGGTVTFDIASAIAEFKAGKLEFRADRTGIVHVMFGKASFSPEDLLVNLKALQETIDRNRPSGAKGRYWRTVYVSATMGPSIKVDINALRDLKLTEAA
- the rplJ gene encoding 50S ribosomal protein L10 is translated as MGRTIENKKAIVSELKETLGESQLALVIDYQGLTVAEITDLRRRLRPTGTVCKVTKNTLMGIAIEEDEKWQPMSELLKGSSAFLLVKEDFSAAIKAYQDFQKATKKTELRGGVMEGRLLKEPDVKALGDLPSKEQLMAQIAGAINALATKIAVGVNEVPSSLARALQAYADKDKGGEEVSG
- the rplL gene encoding 50S ribosomal protein L7/L12; translation: MSAATDEILEKLKTLSLLEAAELVKQIEEAFGVSAAAPAGGMMMMAAPGAAAAPAEAVEEKTEFDVILESVPADKKIAVLKVVREITGLGLKEAKDLVESAPKPVKEAIAKEAAEDAKKRIEEAGAKVSVK
- a CDS encoding serine/threonine protein kinase, with the protein product MTKLLNNRYQVIQVLGVGGFSETFLAEDTHLPSRRRCVIKQLKPITNDPKIYPKIQRRFEREATTLEYLGEGSEQIPKLYAYFSENGQFYLVQEWIKGQTLSSLIKTQSSVGETAVREILLSLLPVLDYIHSKGIIHRDIKPDNIILRNPYASSIPPYQRGVRGGEPVLIDFGAVKETIRSVENSPGYTTQSLVMGTPGYMPSEQVVGRPVYATDIYSLGLTAIYLLTGKHPRELKTNPQTGEILWQHHAPGVSPQLAMILNRAIKPQASDRYTTASKMLDALQSYSPPTPKTTIAIQPIVTSLPTFSAASQETQLLPSNQNAPVTLTYSIPRKWQKPTWIVGSLVVASLIGTLAIVNITRKPESAHSPILPTPTPLSTDLSPAPESPAPTSEEANPPVNSQSPPKQQQSNPVPSVPTPSEPEDTAEFPVASAPPATVSQPQNNVPRNQSSRTIGTQKVPGFSVGTQRSTVEAALGKPSQDSRGIWRNTRAVSYILVPNRIHLGYLFDRNSGRIRQTEVAFAQSIDFQVMLTTLEGMLGRQVTEEIRQGLLQVRQRRLDNFRFAIGSLKGQIVRQECGLIYISVWDSDLHDFVNPADARKC